One Cyanobium sp. Tous-M-B4 genomic region harbors:
- a CDS encoding phycobilisome rod-core linker polypeptide, with protein sequence MEIKTLDRPDSDLRQSEAQAQLKAAYRQVFGNAHLFDEELSVSAESLFINGDLTVQGLVNALALSDSYRRLFFDANGPYRFVELNFKHLLGRAPRNQAELSKHVQLLATEGYEAEINSYIYGAEYLEVFGFDTVPFDRGATSQQGESNLTYNRTRALTSGFASFDGDEQSQLLVSLATSSPPGRSQKTPGPGDRNNQRYAIRWTSANPVGLNRRVTQTTTVPFSSLSSAIQSIHRRGGRIASVKES encoded by the coding sequence ATGGAAATCAAAACTCTTGACCGGCCTGATTCGGATTTACGCCAATCAGAAGCCCAGGCACAGCTGAAAGCCGCCTACCGCCAGGTATTTGGCAATGCACACCTCTTTGACGAAGAGCTCTCAGTCTCTGCAGAGAGTCTATTCATCAACGGCGACCTCACAGTGCAGGGGCTAGTCAATGCCCTAGCCCTGTCGGACAGCTATCGGCGTCTCTTTTTTGACGCAAACGGGCCCTATCGATTTGTTGAACTCAACTTCAAACATCTCCTAGGCCGCGCCCCAAGAAATCAGGCTGAACTAAGCAAGCATGTTCAGCTCCTGGCCACAGAAGGATACGAAGCAGAAATCAACAGCTATATATACGGAGCCGAGTATCTAGAGGTCTTTGGCTTTGATACAGTGCCTTTCGATAGAGGAGCGACCAGCCAGCAAGGTGAATCCAATCTTACATATAACAGAACACGTGCATTGACATCGGGCTTTGCAAGTTTTGATGGTGACGAGCAATCACAATTATTAGTCAGCCTAGCGACCAGTTCACCCCCTGGGCGTAGTCAAAAAACACCCGGGCCAGGCGATCGCAACAACCAGCGCTACGCTATTCGCTGGACAAGCGCTAATCCTGTTGGCCTAAATCGACGGGTAACGCAAACGACAACCGTTCCCTTCAGCTCGCTATCATCAGCCATCCAATCAATTCATCGACGCGGAGGCCGCATCGCATCAGTAAAAGAATCCTAA
- a CDS encoding phycobiliprotein lyase gives MQLESFVARSLGRWRSMRSGHSLAFQQFEDVRSSVLIEPIGPQDPLVLKLIKDCKIHDAKPLLPFRMEWSAESDWEPDGPSEVSAGSCILVPIPTDNQNGILLRSAGYAEAEQAVSNYAFLEDNTFILTTQYGQSIAEERIWFVSENVRCRSSVLRTSAGSGILQTSFASEIRRLDSFS, from the coding sequence ATGCAGCTGGAATCTTTTGTTGCTCGGAGCCTAGGCCGGTGGCGATCCATGAGAAGTGGACATTCTCTTGCGTTTCAGCAATTTGAGGATGTTCGCAGTTCAGTATTGATTGAACCAATTGGGCCCCAAGATCCATTGGTACTTAAGTTAATTAAAGACTGCAAGATACACGATGCCAAGCCACTGCTGCCATTCCGAATGGAATGGAGTGCAGAAAGTGACTGGGAGCCAGATGGCCCCAGCGAAGTATCGGCAGGATCATGCATTCTCGTTCCAATCCCAACTGATAATCAAAATGGAATCTTACTGCGAAGCGCTGGATACGCAGAGGCCGAGCAAGCAGTATCAAACTATGCTTTTCTAGAAGATAATACTTTTATACTCACTACCCAATATGGTCAATCAATTGCAGAAGAAAGGATCTGGTTCGTATCTGAGAATGTTCGCTGCCGCTCATCAGTGCTGCGAACTTCAGCCGGCTCAGGAATACTGCAAACCTCCTTCGCATCTGAAATCCGACGATTAGATTCCTTCAGCTAA
- a CDS encoding chromophore lyase CpcT/CpeT, with translation MPTIALRFAKLLAGHFSNFAQSQRDPVNFAHINIYFRPLPWEIFQGPGFYSEQSYGHDPWRPYRQGVHRLISTEKVQIVENFGFDQPIRLAGAGFTPKLLKLIHINRLKQRCGCAMHFQETAPGCFSGKVEPGNNCLVPRDGRPTYLVSEVLVDHENWISRDQGFDPATNTLQWGSEHGPLRFERVASFENEVTAEWASLNNYKGDEPEQIG, from the coding sequence GTGCCAACCATTGCCCTTAGATTCGCAAAATTACTTGCTGGACACTTCAGTAATTTTGCCCAATCACAACGCGATCCAGTAAATTTTGCCCATATCAATATCTATTTTCGCCCTCTGCCTTGGGAAATATTTCAGGGCCCTGGTTTTTACTCCGAGCAGAGCTATGGGCACGATCCTTGGCGACCTTATAGGCAAGGCGTACATCGACTGATATCGACCGAGAAGGTACAGATTGTTGAGAATTTTGGATTCGACCAACCTATTCGCTTAGCTGGAGCAGGCTTCACTCCTAAACTGCTCAAGCTTATTCATATTAATCGCCTTAAACAACGCTGCGGTTGTGCGATGCATTTCCAAGAGACGGCGCCGGGTTGCTTCAGCGGAAAGGTAGAACCTGGTAATAACTGCCTAGTGCCACGTGATGGGCGGCCTACCTATCTAGTGAGTGAGGTGTTGGTTGATCACGAAAACTGGATTAGTAGAGATCAGGGTTTTGATCCAGCTACCAATACCTTGCAATGGGGCTCCGAACATGGGCCACTACGTTTTGAACGCGTGGCTAGCTTTGAGAATGAAGTCACAGCTGAGTGGGCGAGTCTAAATAATTATAAAGGAGATGAACCTGAACAAATTGGATAG
- a CDS encoding HEAT repeat domain-containing protein: MTSEDSILSSSSNSYDNIHPGLSHHDALAILEQSLDSLDSASDYYMAAAHLVNFPGDKTEQALLRLIDNSSGEQAVNLARRKAVEVLGRLGVQRAIPSIGRCLRSNDHYLVENAAWALLQLNCQDVEFHEAMCLLLNDPSQSRRVLIQALAGLEVHAALPVLQSLQDEANPGVRGAALAGVAQLSGDSSRLKELEDHLTLPNQMDRQSAIQDLIDCRASYLLPSILKAPVSPVFRMRALRTLWPGQDKSHAGLDLLTCLDSLMWDQPEDLLLAHCYDTEPSILFLFDEFFGTDFSRCYLALSTLKHRPAEELWPVFWKRWQEDAYNDYGAHYFFIQLFGSVDFWPGAAIPVIKALLLEAMNSKRPQFGKSRAAACLALNKHFPDIWCKSVPQLLASDFTPSWELRYATLIGLDSIDDGNNHEIFQLLQNALAVQDPDIFVDCRRQLLISENRV; this comes from the coding sequence TTGACTTCTGAGGACAGTATTTTGTCAAGCTCCAGCAACAGTTACGACAATATCCATCCCGGGCTCAGCCACCATGATGCGCTAGCGATTCTTGAGCAATCTCTTGACTCGCTTGATTCTGCCAGCGACTACTACATGGCGGCCGCCCATCTCGTTAACTTCCCCGGCGATAAAACGGAGCAAGCTTTATTGCGGCTTATTGATAATTCTTCTGGCGAACAGGCGGTTAACCTTGCGCGCCGCAAAGCGGTCGAAGTTTTGGGCCGGCTTGGGGTTCAACGGGCCATCCCCAGCATTGGGCGTTGCCTTAGGAGCAACGATCACTACCTCGTTGAAAATGCCGCCTGGGCCCTTCTTCAGCTCAATTGCCAGGATGTTGAATTCCATGAGGCGATGTGCCTGCTACTCAATGATCCAAGCCAGAGCCGCAGGGTTCTCATCCAGGCTCTTGCCGGGTTAGAGGTGCATGCTGCCTTACCCGTACTTCAATCGCTGCAAGATGAAGCGAATCCAGGGGTTCGCGGTGCTGCCTTAGCCGGGGTTGCACAGCTTAGTGGCGATAGTAGTCGCCTTAAAGAGTTGGAAGACCACCTGACCCTGCCGAACCAAATGGACCGGCAGTCGGCGATTCAGGATTTAATTGACTGTCGGGCTTCATATCTATTGCCCTCGATCCTCAAGGCGCCCGTGTCCCCTGTGTTCAGGATGCGAGCTCTGCGCACACTCTGGCCTGGCCAAGATAAATCACACGCAGGACTTGACCTGCTTACTTGTTTAGATTCGCTGATGTGGGATCAGCCAGAAGATTTGCTCTTGGCGCACTGCTACGACACTGAACCTAGCATATTATTTTTATTTGATGAGTTTTTTGGCACTGACTTTAGCCGTTGCTACTTAGCACTTTCCACATTGAAACATAGGCCAGCAGAGGAGCTCTGGCCTGTTTTCTGGAAGCGATGGCAGGAGGATGCTTATAATGATTATGGTGCTCACTATTTCTTCATTCAGCTTTTTGGCAGTGTGGACTTCTGGCCTGGCGCTGCCATACCTGTCATTAAGGCATTGCTGCTGGAAGCGATGAACAGCAAGCGCCCGCAATTTGGTAAGTCAAGAGCGGCTGCTTGCTTAGCTTTGAATAAACATTTTCCTGATATATGGTGCAAAAGTGTGCCGCAGCTTTTGGCCTCCGATTTCACACCAAGCTGGGAGTTACGTTATGCTACATTAATTGGGCTTGATTCAATTGATGATGGGAATAACCATGAAATATTTCAGCTCTTGCAGAATGCTTTGGCCGTGCAGGATCCCGATATTTTTGTGGATTGCAGGCGTCAATTGCTTATCTCCGAAAACCGGGTTTGA
- a CDS encoding DUF2656 family protein, with protein MTRFLLSHNLQVVSDNLKGLNSADLAAGLVAHLSTDVQVQAVSHPHWLVQVEADLLPIDLANAVLLAWRQLRCSAGATDHDCQLLALGGRKDGQGAPGALLQQSDWGVDVVETLNSAAFLQSINWELLKQGRAPDGVFEVQG; from the coding sequence ATGACACGCTTTTTGCTCTCCCACAACCTTCAGGTGGTTTCCGACAACCTGAAGGGCCTGAATTCGGCCGATCTGGCGGCTGGCCTCGTTGCACACCTGTCCACCGATGTCCAGGTTCAGGCAGTCAGCCACCCTCACTGGTTGGTTCAGGTGGAAGCCGATCTGCTGCCCATCGATTTGGCCAATGCCGTACTCCTGGCCTGGCGACAGCTTCGCTGCTCTGCAGGGGCCACTGATCATGATTGCCAGCTGTTGGCCTTGGGTGGGCGCAAGGACGGCCAGGGCGCCCCTGGAGCGTTGCTGCAGCAGAGTGACTGGGGGGTCGATGTGGTGGAGACTCTGAACAGCGCAGCTTTCCTTCAGTCGATCAACTGGGAACTGCTTAAGCAGGGGCGTGCTCCTGATGGTGTGTTCGAGGTTCAAGGCTGA
- a CDS encoding HEAT repeat domain-containing protein, which translates to MSTELSATPASGIQQLSVEEANILAAELRSQLRQGLVPSSDSPAIERMVAGLGDTRGLMRLTFAESLGAVGAAAVPTLCRALRTHENVTVRRAAAKTLTLIADPAALPVLLETLLSDSDPVVQGSAVGAMAAVGDQALDPLFSVLVHPKASAMQQGLASWGIAFIGAKAPEALRQAASSPDARVRAAAIAALGEQIQALGDDQARQLLLTALDDLDSEVRAEAATLMGKLQEPEWACPRLLPLLTDSEEQVRKNAALSLMKLGAKDALPALKASVEQEEQPGVRLVLDLAISQLSK; encoded by the coding sequence TTGTCTACCGAGCTGTCCGCTACCCCCGCATCTGGCATCCAGCAACTGAGCGTTGAGGAAGCCAACATTCTGGCTGCAGAGCTTCGTTCCCAACTTCGTCAGGGGCTAGTTCCTTCATCCGACAGCCCCGCGATTGAGCGCATGGTGGCCGGTCTCGGCGATACCAGGGGCTTGATGCGGCTCACCTTTGCCGAAAGCCTTGGAGCAGTAGGTGCTGCGGCGGTGCCAACACTCTGCCGTGCGTTGCGGACTCACGAAAATGTCACCGTTCGCCGCGCTGCAGCGAAAACTCTGACCCTGATTGCAGATCCAGCTGCCTTGCCCGTTTTACTGGAAACCCTGCTCTCAGATTCGGATCCCGTCGTGCAGGGATCAGCTGTAGGAGCGATGGCTGCAGTCGGCGACCAGGCTCTCGATCCACTCTTCTCAGTGCTCGTTCATCCAAAAGCTTCGGCCATGCAGCAGGGGCTGGCCAGCTGGGGGATCGCTTTTATCGGCGCCAAGGCGCCCGAAGCACTGCGCCAAGCAGCCAGCTCGCCGGATGCCAGGGTAAGAGCGGCAGCGATAGCAGCTCTCGGCGAACAGATCCAGGCGTTGGGGGATGACCAGGCGAGACAGCTGCTCCTAACCGCGCTGGATGACCTGGACTCCGAGGTGCGGGCAGAAGCTGCAACGCTGATGGGGAAGTTGCAGGAGCCAGAATGGGCCTGCCCGCGCCTGCTCCCGCTGCTCACCGACTCGGAAGAACAGGTCCGCAAAAACGCTGCTCTATCGCTGATGAAGCTAGGGGCCAAGGATGCATTGCCTGCCTTAAAAGCAAGTGTGGAGCAGGAAGAACAACCTGGTGTCAGATTAGTGCTGGATCTAGCAATCAGTCAGCTGAGCAAGTGA
- a CDS encoding HEAT repeat domain-containing protein — translation MEALDILFDDLAHPNPYIQSQAFIAMVRDWPQQALPRLLGLLAQSDIALRRASVRGIGAFGAAALLPLADLLKASTDSTIRASCVKAYAQVASNQPGIHFPDPAMQALEEALGDDSPVVAVATVMALGQVGGQAVPLLLRVVGGDNPAQAVAAVNALAQIDDPAIERTLRDLQNQPQLDSYVRETLESALARIRDLHARQPQPG, via the coding sequence ATGGAAGCATTGGATATCTTGTTTGATGACCTTGCTCACCCCAATCCTTATATTCAAAGCCAGGCTTTTATAGCTATGGTCAGGGATTGGCCTCAGCAAGCTCTGCCTCGACTGCTTGGTTTATTGGCCCAATCGGATATAGCTTTACGCAGGGCTTCTGTACGTGGTATTGGCGCCTTTGGCGCAGCAGCCCTGCTGCCATTAGCGGATCTTCTTAAGGCCAGCACGGACAGCACTATCCGCGCTAGCTGCGTCAAGGCCTATGCCCAGGTGGCTTCAAACCAGCCTGGGATACATTTCCCTGATCCTGCTATGCAGGCCCTCGAGGAGGCGCTTGGCGACGACTCACCGGTTGTGGCTGTAGCTACGGTGATGGCCCTTGGGCAGGTGGGTGGGCAGGCGGTGCCGCTGTTGCTGAGAGTGGTGGGTGGAGATAATCCAGCCCAGGCGGTAGCAGCTGTCAATGCGCTCGCCCAGATTGATGATCCTGCAATCGAACGGACTCTTAGAGATCTGCAGAACCAACCACAGCTAGACAGTTATGTGCGCGAGACGCTTGAATCAGCCCTCGCTCGAATTAGGGACCTGCATGCCCGTCAACCTCAGCCGGGCTGA
- the cpeA gene encoding class 1 C-phycoerythrin subunit alpha: MKSVVTTVVTAADAAGRFPSQNDLEAVQGNIQRATARLEAAEKLAAGLDKVTKEAGDACFSKYPYLKQAGEAGENQVKVDKCYRDIAHYLRLINYCLVVGGTGPLDEWGIAGAREVYRTLRLPTAAYVEALTFTRDRACSPRDMSPQALNELKSYLDYAINALS; this comes from the coding sequence ATGAAGTCTGTTGTGACCACTGTTGTGACCGCCGCTGATGCCGCTGGTCGCTTCCCCTCCCAGAACGACCTAGAAGCTGTTCAGGGCAACATTCAGCGAGCTACTGCTCGTCTTGAAGCTGCTGAAAAGCTGGCTGCCGGCCTGGACAAAGTGACGAAGGAAGCTGGTGACGCCTGCTTCAGCAAGTATCCCTACCTCAAGCAAGCCGGCGAAGCTGGTGAGAATCAGGTCAAGGTGGACAAGTGCTACCGCGACATCGCTCACTATCTGCGTCTGATCAACTACTGCCTGGTTGTGGGCGGCACCGGCCCTCTCGATGAGTGGGGCATTGCCGGAGCCCGTGAGGTGTACCGCACCCTGCGTCTGCCTACCGCTGCTTACGTGGAAGCTCTCACCTTCACCCGCGATCGGGCTTGCTCCCCTCGTGACATGAGCCCCCAGGCTCTCAATGAGTTGAAGTCGTACCTTGATTACGCAATCAACGCCCTCTCCTGA
- the cpeB gene encoding class 1 C-phycoerythrin subunit beta gives MLDAFSRAVVSADSKTAPIGGGELAALRNYVAEGNKRLDAVNAITSNASCIVSDAVTGMICENTGLIQAGGNCYPNRRMAACLRDGEIVLRYISYALLAGDASVLDDRCLNGLKETYIALGVPLQSAARAVAIMKASSTAHINETNTSGTNPVETRFRKMETVQGDCSALVAEAATYFDRVISGLS, from the coding sequence ATGCTCGACGCCTTTTCACGCGCTGTCGTCAGCGCAGATTCGAAGACTGCCCCAATTGGAGGCGGTGAGCTCGCTGCTCTCCGTAACTATGTTGCTGAGGGAAATAAGCGTCTAGACGCTGTTAACGCCATCACCAGCAATGCCTCCTGCATCGTTTCAGATGCAGTCACCGGCATGATCTGCGAAAACACTGGCCTGATCCAGGCTGGTGGCAACTGCTACCCCAACCGCCGCATGGCCGCCTGCCTGCGCGACGGCGAAATTGTGCTTCGCTACATCAGCTACGCGCTGCTGGCTGGCGATGCCTCGGTTTTGGACGACCGCTGCCTGAACGGCCTCAAGGAGACCTACATCGCTCTGGGCGTTCCCCTTCAGTCTGCCGCCCGCGCTGTGGCCATCATGAAGGCTTCTTCCACGGCTCACATTAACGAGACAAACACCAGCGGTACCAACCCTGTGGAAACCCGTTTCCGCAAGATGGAAACCGTTCAGGGCGACTGCTCCGCTCTAGTGGCTGAAGCTGCTACCTACTTTGACCGTGTGATCAGCGGCCTCAGCTGA
- a CDS encoding phycobiliprotein lyase, with the protein MDQFLAASRGAWLTRRAVHHLDHQDDEFGDSNLVIEPFSAEDPAVEQICLALNINPHLAAGGARFWWESNLKPLARTEDQAAVLIDIPLAGDPSQGFLVRDKGYVEKQPVLSQYTFSSDGVMTVTTRYDSNVGTERCWFVTDQVRMRVSSVQCLDGVSMTTYCTELRCPSDATLQSLRESADSLAAGFS; encoded by the coding sequence ATGGATCAGTTCTTGGCGGCCAGTCGAGGGGCCTGGCTAACGCGACGGGCTGTGCACCACCTCGACCACCAAGATGATGAATTCGGCGATTCCAATCTTGTGATCGAGCCCTTCTCCGCTGAGGATCCAGCCGTCGAACAGATATGCCTAGCTCTCAATATCAACCCTCATCTAGCAGCAGGAGGGGCCCGTTTCTGGTGGGAGAGCAATCTAAAACCCCTAGCCAGAACAGAAGATCAAGCGGCTGTATTAATAGATATCCCTCTGGCAGGAGATCCCTCTCAGGGTTTCCTGGTCCGTGACAAGGGCTACGTGGAGAAGCAGCCCGTCCTCAGTCAATACACCTTTTCCAGCGATGGCGTCATGACCGTTACCACGCGCTACGACAGCAATGTCGGCACGGAACGCTGCTGGTTCGTCACGGATCAGGTGCGCATGAGGGTGAGCTCGGTGCAGTGCCTCGATGGGGTGTCGATGACCACCTACTGCACGGAGCTTCGTTGCCCCTCCGACGCAACTCTGCAGTCGCTTCGGGAAAGCGCCGATTCCCTGGCCGCCGGTTTCAGTTAA
- a CDS encoding 15,16-dihydrobiliverdin:ferredoxin oxidoreductase, producing MFDPFLQELNSRLERSGAQPIAPPDGLAECRSLKRQSVIQSWLWQVPGFRRWRVTRMDAGDSLQVLNSVAYPEYNNDQPLMGIDLLWFGTRGKLVAVLDFQPLLQDQNYLDTYYQGLKELISRHPDLHGAEAMRSFDPNQYFSPWLLFCRGGAEEAQESLPRAFTAFLDCYWQLSAEASQRTSIVTAERVKTLQEAYDVYSAERDPAHGLFSSHFGKAWSDRFLHEFLFPSSPQQ from the coding sequence ATGTTCGACCCTTTTTTGCAAGAGCTCAATAGTAGGCTGGAACGGTCTGGAGCGCAGCCCATTGCCCCACCAGATGGGCTCGCTGAATGTCGCTCCCTGAAGAGGCAGAGCGTGATCCAAAGCTGGCTCTGGCAGGTGCCGGGTTTCCGGCGCTGGCGGGTGACCAGGATGGACGCGGGGGACAGCCTGCAAGTGCTGAATTCGGTGGCCTATCCCGAATACAACAACGATCAGCCCCTGATGGGAATCGATCTTCTTTGGTTCGGCACCCGCGGCAAGCTGGTCGCAGTGCTTGATTTTCAGCCCCTACTGCAAGATCAGAATTATCTTGATACCTATTATCAAGGCCTAAAAGAACTTATTTCTCGCCACCCGGATCTTCACGGTGCTGAGGCCATGCGCTCATTTGATCCAAACCAATATTTTTCGCCCTGGCTGCTGTTCTGCCGTGGAGGTGCTGAGGAGGCGCAGGAATCGTTGCCTAGGGCTTTCACTGCCTTTCTCGACTGCTACTGGCAGCTCAGCGCCGAAGCCAGCCAACGCACTTCCATAGTTACAGCAGAAAGGGTTAAAACCCTGCAAGAGGCATACGATGTCTACAGCGCCGAAAGAGATCCGGCTCATGGCCTTTTTAGCAGCCACTTCGGTAAGGCCTGGTCGGATCGTTTTCTGCACGAGTTCCTCTTCCCATCTAGCCCGCAGCAATGA
- a CDS encoding phycoerythrobilin:ferredoxin oxidoreductase codes for MTAPQSCSLDQVRIAGWRWQPFLDHAVDMLQALQPAAYPVPEQFLQKTGSTGSKAQPVVVQTATWACRTSKLRQVRAACVEAGPAASVLNLVINPDCRFDLPFFGADLVTLPSGHLLALDLQPVDRSDSLHTQPVWDRLLPIFNSWKPHLPDGGPIPAEAEPYFSPAFLWTRLPLGAASDELIATVIFQAFAEYLKLYLQLVDEAPPVADDRSAILLEGQRRYTSYRAEKDPARGMLSRFHGAEWTETYIHEVLFDLGRHYPE; via the coding sequence ATGACAGCACCGCAAAGCTGCAGCCTTGATCAGGTCAGAATCGCCGGTTGGCGTTGGCAGCCCTTTCTTGATCATGCGGTCGACATGCTTCAGGCGTTGCAGCCAGCCGCCTACCCCGTGCCCGAGCAGTTTCTGCAAAAAACCGGATCCACCGGTTCGAAAGCACAGCCGGTAGTTGTGCAAACTGCAACCTGGGCCTGTCGAACCAGCAAGCTTCGCCAGGTGAGGGCCGCCTGTGTGGAAGCGGGACCAGCAGCGTCCGTGCTGAACCTAGTTATCAATCCCGACTGCCGTTTTGATCTGCCTTTCTTCGGAGCCGATTTGGTCACGCTGCCCTCAGGCCATCTGCTAGCCCTTGACCTGCAGCCAGTTGACCGCAGCGATTCCCTCCATACCCAACCTGTCTGGGATCGATTACTCCCAATTTTTAACAGCTGGAAGCCTCACTTGCCCGATGGCGGGCCCATTCCTGCCGAGGCGGAACCTTACTTTTCGCCTGCATTTCTCTGGACCCGTCTACCTCTGGGTGCAGCCTCCGATGAGCTGATCGCCACCGTTATATTTCAAGCCTTTGCTGAGTATTTAAAGCTTTATTTACAGCTCGTGGATGAAGCACCCCCCGTAGCAGACGATCGCTCAGCAATATTGCTCGAGGGCCAACGCCGCTACACCAGCTATCGGGCAGAGAAAGATCCGGCAAGAGGGATGCTCAGCCGCTTTCACGGCGCGGAATGGACCGAGACATATATCCATGAGGTGTTGTTCGATCTAGGCAGACACTATCCCGAGTAA
- the hemH gene encoding ferrochelatase codes for MAKVGVLLLNLGGPERIQDVGPFLYNLFSDPEIIRLPIPALQKPLAWLISSLRASKSQEAYRSIGGGSPLRRITEQQARELQSALRLLGIEATSYVAMRYWHPFTESAVADIKADDVDEVVVLPLYPHFSISTSGSSFRELQRLRQADPVFAALPIRCIRSYHDDQGYIDAMAGLIAREIQACPDPDSAHVFFSAHGVPKSYVEEAGDPYQGEIETCARLIIEKLEATLGHSNSFTLAYQSRVGPVEWLKPYTDEALAELGRQGVKDLVVVPISFVSEHIETLEEIDIEYRKLAFESGITNFRRVPALDTNPAFIQGLARLVQQALDGPEVNLDQAAALPSTVKLYPQDKWAWGWNNSSEVWNGRLAMVGFSAFLVELISGSGPLHAIGLL; via the coding sequence ATGGCCAAGGTAGGTGTGCTCCTGCTGAACCTCGGGGGTCCGGAGCGCATCCAGGACGTCGGCCCTTTCCTCTACAACCTCTTCTCGGATCCGGAGATCATCCGGCTACCCATCCCGGCCCTTCAGAAACCACTGGCTTGGCTGATCAGCAGCCTGCGGGCGAGCAAGTCGCAGGAGGCTTATCGTTCAATCGGCGGGGGCTCACCACTGCGGCGAATCACCGAGCAGCAGGCTCGGGAGCTACAGAGTGCCCTGCGCCTGCTTGGGATCGAGGCCACCAGCTACGTGGCGATGCGCTACTGGCACCCCTTTACCGAATCGGCGGTGGCAGACATCAAAGCCGACGATGTGGACGAGGTGGTGGTGCTGCCTCTTTACCCTCACTTCTCGATTAGCACCAGCGGTTCCAGCTTTAGGGAGCTTCAGCGTCTTCGTCAGGCTGATCCTGTCTTTGCAGCTTTGCCGATTCGATGCATCCGCAGCTACCACGATGACCAGGGCTATATCGACGCCATGGCCGGGCTGATCGCCCGTGAGATCCAGGCCTGCCCGGACCCTGACAGCGCCCACGTGTTCTTCAGCGCCCACGGTGTTCCTAAGAGCTACGTGGAAGAAGCGGGCGATCCCTACCAAGGGGAGATCGAAACCTGCGCCCGGCTGATCATCGAGAAGTTGGAGGCCACATTGGGCCACAGCAACTCTTTCACCCTTGCTTATCAGAGCCGGGTGGGTCCTGTGGAGTGGCTCAAGCCCTACACCGACGAGGCATTGGCGGAGCTAGGGCGGCAGGGTGTGAAGGATCTGGTGGTTGTGCCGATCAGTTTTGTGAGCGAGCACATCGAGACCCTTGAAGAGATCGACATCGAGTACCGCAAGCTGGCTTTCGAGTCGGGCATCACAAATTTTCGGCGTGTGCCGGCGCTTGACACCAACCCTGCGTTCATCCAGGGGCTTGCGCGACTTGTCCAGCAGGCCCTGGATGGGCCCGAAGTGAATCTTGACCAGGCGGCGGCTTTGCCTAGCACTGTGAAGCTCTACCCCCAAGACAAGTGGGCTTGGGGCTGGAACAACAGCTCAGAAGTGTGGAATGGCCGCTTAGCTATGGTCGGATTCTCCGCTTTTCTAGTGGAGCTGATCAGTGGAAGTGGGCCTCTTCACGCCATAGGCCTGCTTTGA
- a CDS encoding NAD-dependent epimerase/dehydratase family protein, translated as MTSTPDLASLYQLLSLQERPILPSGERRAILGCGYVGEAVAKSWKQEGHALWGTTTRRERLPELADLVENPLVFDSTDPSSSLDFATDVDGILVSFAPSKSSSVELSQYEQTFLGGLQRLIETLSRRPVSSPLQLVHLSSCGVYGNRQGALTSESDPTDSNHPVNSVLVRAEQMIASVRSDSIKVCVLRLGGIYGPGRDIPAMLLSAAGGLVQRNGLNVPCWIHRDDIVRGINFAFDQGLNDTYNLVNDTQYNGQELTDRLCERAGLPLAKWLTRDTSDRILNARVSNEKLKQLGFSLSHPCMLG; from the coding sequence ATGACTTCTACCCCAGATCTGGCCTCCCTCTATCAGTTGCTGTCTCTCCAAGAGCGCCCGATCCTGCCCTCGGGTGAGCGTCGCGCAATCCTGGGTTGTGGCTACGTGGGCGAAGCGGTCGCCAAATCCTGGAAGCAGGAGGGGCACGCACTTTGGGGCACCACAACCCGGCGTGAACGCTTGCCAGAGCTGGCCGATCTAGTCGAGAATCCATTGGTTTTTGATTCGACGGATCCCTCCAGCAGCCTGGACTTCGCAACAGATGTCGACGGCATCTTGGTGTCCTTCGCTCCGTCGAAGAGTTCCAGTGTTGAGCTGAGCCAATACGAGCAGACCTTTCTTGGCGGCCTGCAGCGGCTGATCGAAACTCTTAGCCGTAGGCCTGTCAGCTCGCCACTGCAGCTTGTTCACCTCAGCAGCTGTGGCGTGTATGGCAACCGGCAGGGAGCGCTCACAAGTGAGAGCGATCCAACCGATTCAAATCATCCAGTGAATTCCGTGCTCGTGAGAGCAGAGCAGATGATCGCGTCGGTCCGCTCCGACTCGATCAAGGTCTGCGTGTTGCGCCTCGGTGGCATTTACGGGCCTGGACGCGATATTCCGGCCATGTTGCTGAGTGCAGCGGGCGGCTTAGTGCAGCGTAATGGCCTGAATGTGCCGTGCTGGATTCACCGCGACGACATTGTTCGCGGTATCAACTTTGCCTTTGATCAAGGCCTCAATGATACCTACAACCTGGTCAATGACACCCAGTACAACGGCCAGGAGCTCACAGATCGGCTGTGTGAGCGCGCTGGCCTGCCACTAGCTAAGTGGTTGACCAGAGACACCAGCGATCGAATACTTAATGCGCGGGTGAGTAATGAGAAGCTTAAGCAGCTTGGCTTCAGCCTCTCTCATCCATGCATGTTGGGCTGA